The following are from one region of the Acidobacteriota bacterium genome:
- a CDS encoding AMP-binding protein: MLRTQLFADPTGRTVHDIVLESCRRHPGKTALIDSSCGRSFTYAEYGEHVEALARGLVAAGLKPGEVVAIFLPNSWEFAISYHAATLAGAIPTLLNPAYREREIRYQLENSGAAFLVTDGPLLDGVNLTGLPMLRRVFAIRNSTNGTEDFSNLLRPVSASLPQPLASARETLAALPYSSGTTGLPKGVMLSHSNLVSNVYQLLGPNGTPLVPEDVMLCFLPLYHIYGLTVALTTAMTLGAQLVLMPRFDVKKLCALACEHSVSMMPMVPPAINALCHAAEAGAFPKNHKVRWIKSGAAPLAPELARRLTELTGIPVNQGYGMTEASPVTHVGYIAPPAMYRPAAIGQPLALTECRVLDLNDNEVAPGEPGELVMRGPQFMIGYWKEPQATAAVLRDGWYYSGDVVRADSDNFYYVLDRRKEMIKYKGFPVAPAEVEAVLLEHPAVRDCGVVAKPDEEAGEIPCAFVVIRDGYSAGDALDKELRNFVADRLAHHKQPREVRFVDAVPRTPSGKILRRELRSTFS, translated from the coding sequence ATGCTGCGCACTCAACTGTTTGCGGATCCCACGGGCCGAACCGTTCACGATATTGTTCTCGAATCCTGCCGCCGCCATCCCGGCAAGACTGCACTGATCGATTCTTCCTGCGGCCGCAGCTTCACGTATGCCGAGTACGGAGAACATGTCGAAGCGTTAGCACGCGGACTGGTTGCCGCCGGATTAAAGCCCGGCGAGGTCGTGGCCATCTTTTTGCCGAACTCGTGGGAGTTCGCTATCAGCTACCATGCGGCGACGTTGGCGGGAGCGATCCCGACGTTGTTAAATCCTGCTTATCGAGAACGGGAGATTCGTTATCAACTCGAGAATTCGGGAGCGGCTTTCCTCGTCACCGACGGCCCTCTGCTCGATGGCGTGAACCTCACGGGACTCCCCATGCTGCGCCGGGTATTTGCGATCCGCAATTCGACGAATGGGACAGAAGATTTCAGCAACCTGCTCAGGCCCGTAAGCGCCTCGCTGCCGCAACCGTTAGCTTCAGCACGGGAAACCCTCGCGGCGCTTCCCTACTCCAGCGGCACCACCGGACTGCCGAAGGGCGTCATGCTGTCGCACTCCAATCTGGTCTCGAACGTGTACCAACTGCTCGGGCCCAACGGAACACCGCTCGTTCCCGAAGATGTCATGCTGTGCTTTCTGCCGCTTTATCACATCTATGGGCTGACTGTCGCACTGACGACTGCCATGACGCTCGGGGCTCAACTTGTGCTCATGCCGCGCTTTGATGTGAAGAAGTTGTGCGCGCTGGCCTGTGAACATTCAGTCAGCATGATGCCCATGGTGCCGCCGGCGATCAATGCGTTGTGCCACGCTGCTGAAGCTGGCGCCTTCCCCAAGAATCACAAAGTCCGCTGGATAAAGTCGGGAGCGGCTCCTCTCGCGCCTGAACTTGCACGTCGCTTGACCGAACTCACTGGGATCCCCGTCAACCAGGGCTACGGCATGACGGAAGCATCTCCTGTCACGCACGTTGGCTATATCGCGCCGCCAGCTATGTACCGTCCTGCAGCCATCGGTCAGCCGCTCGCACTCACAGAATGTCGCGTGCTCGATCTCAACGACAACGAAGTTGCCCCTGGTGAGCCTGGCGAATTGGTGATGCGCGGCCCGCAGTTCATGATCGGCTACTGGAAAGAACCCCAGGCGACGGCTGCTGTCCTGCGCGACGGTTGGTACTATTCCGGCGACGTGGTACGAGCCGATTCGGACAATTTTTACTATGTCCTCGATCGGCGTAAGGAGATGATCAAATACAAAGGCTTCCCGGTCGCTCCAGCCGAAGTAGAAGCGGTTTTACTCGAACATCCCGCCGTGCGCGATTGTGGAGTGGTGGCCAAGCCCGATGAAGAAGCTGGCGAAATTCCCTGCGCATTCGTCGTGATCCGGGACGGTTACTCCGCCGGGGATGCACTGGACAAGGAACTGCGCAACTTTGTCGCAGATCGGCTTGCGCATCACAAGCAGCCGCGGGAAGTGCGTTTTGTCGATGCAGTCCCGCGAACGCCATCTGGGAAAATCCTTAGACGTGAACTGCGTAGCACGTTTTCTTGA